Proteins from one Microcaecilia unicolor chromosome 2, aMicUni1.1, whole genome shotgun sequence genomic window:
- the ERCC8 gene encoding DNA excision repair protein ERCC-8: MLGFLASRQSGLDHPLRLRRAESTRRVLSLELNKDRDVERIHGSGVNSLDIEPVEGRYMLSGGSDGVIVLYDLANISRKPYYTCKAVCTVGKSHPDVHKFSVETVQWYPHDTGIFTSSSFDKTLKIWDTNTLQPADVFHFEGTVYSHHMSPVATKHCLIAVGTKSHKVQLCDLKSGSCSHILQGHRGEVLAVSWSPRHEYILATASADSRVKLWDVRRASSCLITLDQHNGEKSKASSETANTAHNGRVNGLCFTADGLHFLTTGTDDRMRLWNSSSGENTLVNYGKVCNESRKGLKFTISDGCSPDFVFVPFDSRIAVYTLYAGELITMLRGHYSDVDCCVFQSNFQELYSGSKDCNILAWVPAMRDPAPDEDSEKSGPQSHLNPAFQDAWSSSDEEG; this comes from the coding sequence atgttgggCTTTCTTGCATCTCGCCAGTCTGGTTTAGATCACCCACTTCGACTCAGGCGAGCAGAGAGTACAAGAAGGGTGCTAAGCTTAGAGctaaataaagacagagatgTTGAAAGAATCCACGGAAGTGGTGTTAATAGCCTTGATATCGAACCCGTTGAGGGAAGGTACATGCTGTCAGGAGGGTCTGATGGGGTTATTGTACTCTATGACCTTGCCAACATCAGCAGAAAGCCATATTATACTTGTAAAGCAGTTTGCACTGTAGGCAAAAGTCATCCTGATGTTCACAAATTTAGCGTGGAGACTGTTCAGTGGTATCCCCATGACACTGGTATTTTCACATCAAGTTCTTTTGATAAGACACTGAAAATATGGGACACAAATACATTACAACCTGCAGATGTGTTTCATTTTGAAGGCACGGTCTATAGCCATCACATGTCTCCTGTTGCTACCAAGCACTGCTTAATAGCAGTTGGTACTAAGAGCCATAAAGTGCAGCTTTGTGATCTGAAATCTGGATCCTGTTCTCACATTTTGCAGGGTCACAGAGGTGAAGTGCTTGCAGTGTCTTGGTCTCCACGCCATGAATATATCTTGGCAACAGCAAGTGCTGACAGTAGAGTGAAACTGTGGGATGTGCGAAGAGCATCCAGCTGTCTAATTACTCTTGATCAGCACAATGGTGAGAAGTCCAAAGCATCTTCTGAAACAGCAAACACAGCTCATAATGGAAGAGTTAATGGCTTATGCTTTACAGCTGATGGGCTGCACTTTCTAACCACAGGCACTGATGATCGCATGAGACTGTGGAACAGCTCCAGTGGGGAAAACACTCTGGTAAACTATGGGAAAGTTTGTAATGAGAGTAGAAAAGGCCTTAAGTTCACCATATCTGATGGGTGTAGTCCGGATTTTGTTTTTGTGCCCTTTGACAGCAGAATTGCAGTTTATACCCTTTATGCAGGAGAATTGATAACCATGCTCAGAGGACATTACAGCGATGTTGACTGCTGTGTGTTTCAGTCTAACTTCCAGGAGCTTTATAGTGgcagcaaagactgcaatatTCTTGCTTGGGTTCCAGCTATGAGAGACCCAGCTCCTGATGAGGATTCTGAAAAGTCAGGACCACAGTCTCATTTGAATCCAGCATTTCAAGATGCATGGAGTAGCAGTGATGAGGAAGGATGA